The Solanum stenotomum isolate F172 unplaced genomic scaffold, ASM1918654v1 scaffold10289, whole genome shotgun sequence genome includes a region encoding these proteins:
- the LOC125849748 gene encoding uncharacterized protein LOC125849748, protein MENKDMDLDNIKSSLLALRQLYGLLRNDKDGVSNLNSDGLDHEARLMLKNLLDTTTNDVLKAHSEIIAHQAHVHNLPQPQHLVDMVKQHPLALLDMSKSSAVIQSCGNEPVVMEESTLSKEKQESIVPVTQTASVQRPKFRFSASETGKKRKFCRICQRQKFEKPFVPCINTKSSEIEASHSTKVVPLQEQQNSLFSSFSRDIQQEALQSVSTESRKLKEVLDLHCISSGAETVASSSDRPSNDPTQSVHNFTGLIRSVPDQNHDHLSTDDVIKQLELRISALQMDAEDLVLADRHAADHNFKPITNFVPQVELACPIKKIEEAVENDKLDSLQLVITQYSQEPKGTSSSLYPGYTIPSIRISDISADQSPPPESISLQSNQLRQQQIVANIVPAEHRDMSTELDLVEEHPWQIQRGNIINHQSIQSVVDQFEPLGQLKNQNNSTSRQNHYAALPAMLVNENLNQNQMPSNEKIGQLGKLNARLPAADFSRNNIGTPGLIDHGSKLTWPGTYESRMDSPYSEKSIMRRSALNHKLGQFKPSRSSYANLDQNSSKYPKNRNRMKQLRRRHLHEQESEVSHSSSPYSSSSTDLQQTSTYSSDKDDSLPRQARTKTQYSDETSSYGEDESYPQRDSSQTDYTVSSSGSGREGNSSPISSERPHESKGERSSSLDPSGSDYLEELSYYSADSSSKRSSPARAYKSANSKKSNKHNGRWKKLKDKLAIVFHHHHHHHHHHGKDDKAKEKKTSLLRQRGKRFPGHYSSSKDETYGEKALEKFGKSAIDKQAGKKPKGDQFHTLARGLMQHIQHSKKSKHSSSRPVDKEQHSNKKVINKFSWWQLLRHHRGMNKSPAMLGSANKKHHQKLFPR, encoded by the exons GATATGGACCTTGACAACATCAAATCAAGCCTTCTTGCTTTAAGGCAATTGTATGGTCTATTGCGAAATGACAAAGATGGTGTTTCAAACTTGAACTCTGATGGT TTGGACCATGAAGCGCGACTCATGTTAAAGAATTTACTCGATACAACAACGAATGATGTTCTTAAGGCTCATTCTGAG ATCATAGCACATCAGGCGCATGTGCACAACTTACCTCAGCCTCAACATCTGGTTGACATGGTGAAGCAACATCCTCTTGCTTTATTAGACATGTCAAAATCTTCAGCTGTTATTCAAAGTTGTGGAAATGAGCCAGTTGTCATGGAGGAATCCACCTTATCGAAAGAGAAGCAGGAATCTATCGTTCCAGTTACTCAGACAGCTAGCGTGCAGCGTCCAAAATTTAGATTCAGTGCAAGTGAAActggaaagaaaagaaagttttGCAGAATCTGTCAGCGCCAAAAATTTGAAAAGCCATTTGTTCCTTGTATAAACACTAAATCTTCTGAAATAGAAGCTTCACATTCTACAAAGGTCGTGCCGTTGCAAGAACAGCAGAATAGTCTATTCAGCAGTTTTTCTCGGGATATTCAACAAGAAGCATTGCAATCAGTAAGCACTGAAAGTAGAAAGCTGAAAGAAGTGCTCGATCTCCATTGCATATCAAGTGGTGCAGAAACTGTGGCTTCCTCATCAGACAGACCATCTAATGATCCTACACAATCCGTGCATAACTTTACTGGTCTGATAAGATCGGTACCTGATCAGAACCATgatcatctctcaaccgatgaTGTCATTAAACAACTCGAATTGCGCATTTCAGCTTTGCAGATGGATGCTGAGGACCTTGTTCTTGCTGATAGACATGCAGCTGACCATAACTTCAAACCGATAACTAACTTTGTGCCACAAGTAGAGTTAGCTTGTCCCATCAAGAAGATAGAGGAAGCTGTCGAGAATGATAAACTTGACTCACTACAGCTAGTGATTACTCAATACAGTCAAGAACCTAAAGGCACATCAAGTTCACTGTATCCGGGATATACTATTCCATCAATCAGAATATCAGATATTTCAGCAGATCAATCGCCGCCACCTGAGTCAATTAGTCTCCAGTCAAATCAGTTGAGACAACAACAGATAGTAGCAAACATCGTCCCTGCTGAGCATCGTGATATGTCTACAGAGCTAGACTTAGTTGAAGAGCATCCGTGGCAGATACAGAGAGGAAACATAATTAATCATCAGAGCATCCAGTCTGTTGTTGACCAATTTGAGCCGTTGGGCCAATTAAAGAATCAAAATAATAGTACTTCAAGACAGAATCATTATGCTGCTTTGCCTGCGATGTTGGTCAACGAGAACCTGAACCAAAACCAAATGCCTTCAAACGAGAAAATTGGGCAGCTAGGAAAATTGAATGCCAGGCTGCCTGCAGCAGATTTTTCGAGAAACAACATAGGCACTCCAGGATTGATTGATCACGGGAGCAAGCTAACTTGGCCCGGTACTTATGAGAGCAGAATGGATTCACCTTATTCAGAAAAGTCAATAATGAGGCGTTCAGCGTTGAATCACAAGCTAGGTCAATTCAAACCATCCAGGAGCTCTTATGCAAACTTGGACCAGAATTCTAGTAAATATCCGAAGAATAGGAATCGCATGAAACAACTGAGAAGAAGGCATTTGCATGAACAGGAATCAGAGGTTTCACATTCAAGCTCACCCTACTCTTCCAGCTCGACAGATTTGCAGCAGACAAGCACTTACAGTAGTGACAAAGATGATTCCTTGCCAAGGCAGGCTCGAACCAAGACACAGTATTCAGATGAAACAAGCAGCTATGGAGAAGATGAATCATATCCTCAAAGAGATAGTAGTCAAACTGATTATACGGTCAGCTCAAGCGGCAGTGGCCGTGAGGGTAACTCATCCCCAATTAGTAGTGAAAGGCCTCATGAAAGCAAGGGGGAGAGATCCTCATCACTTGATCCTTCAGGGTCTGACTATCTTGAAGAACTCTCGTACTACTCAGCAGATTCTTCATCAAAGAGGTCAAGTCCTGCACGTGCCTACAAGTCTGCTAACTcgaaaaaatcaaataaacataACGGGAGGTGGAAGAAATTGAAAGACAAGCTAGCAATAGTTTTTCACCATCATCACCACCACCATCACCATCATGGTAAGGATGATAAAGCTAAGGAGAAAAAGACATCTTTGTTGAGGCAGAGAGGGAAAAGGTTCCCCGGTCACTATTCATCAAGCAAGGATGAAACATATGGAGAAAAGGCTTTGGAAAAGTTTGGGAAGTCAGCAATCGACAAGCAAGCTGGAAAAAAGCCGAAGGGGGACCAATTTCATACCCTTGCTCGGGGGCTGATGCAACATATCCAGCATTCAAAGAAGTCGAAACATAGCAGCAGTAGACCAGTAGACAAAGAACAACATAGCAATAAGAAGGTGATAAACAAATTTAGTTGGTGGCAACTACTAAGGCATCACAGAGGTATGAATAAATCACCTGCCATGCTAGGATCCGCCAATAAGAAACATCATCAAAAGCTTTTTCCAAGATGA
- the LOC125849752 gene encoding probable histone chaperone ASF1A: MSAVNITNVAVLDNPAPFLSPFQFEISYECLDALKDDLEWKLTYVGSAEDDTYDQQLESVFVGPVNVGKYRFVLQADPPEPSKIREEDIIGVTVLLLTCSYVGQEFIRVGYYVNNDYDDEQLKEEPPQKVLVDRIQRNILVDKPRVTKFPINFHPENNEDGEQAPPPDNATEEKVLGEEPVSSPKQCNEQCPQT, from the exons ATGAGCGCCGTCAACATTACGAACGTCGCCGTACTGGATAATCCGGCACCGTTTCTCAGTCCTTTCCAGTTTGAGATCTCGTATGAGTGCCTCGATGCTCTTAAAGACG ATTTAGAGTGGAAGCTGACTTATGTGGGATCTGCTGAGGATGATACTTATGACCAACAACTAGAAAGTGTTTTTGTTGGACCTGTAAATGTTGGGAAATATCGTTTTGTGCTTCAG GCTGATCCCCCTGAACCATCCAAAATTCGCGAAGAAGATATTATTGGTGTCACAGTATTGCTATTAACATGCTCTTATGTGGGTCAAGAATTTATTCGAGTAGGATACTATGTGAAcaatgattatgatgatgaacAACTAAAAGAAGAACCGCCTCAGAAGGTTTTGGTTGATAGGATCCAGAGGAATATTTTGGTTGACAAACCTCGAGTCACAAAATTCCCCATTAATTTCCATCCAGAAAACAATGAAGATGGAGAACAAGCTCCTCCTCCTGACAATGCAACAGAAGAAAAGGTGCTTGGAGAAGAGCCTGTTTCTTCACCCAAGCAATGTAATGAGCAGTGTCCTCAAACTTGA
- the LOC125849747 gene encoding receptor-like protein EIX2 → MNYHPFLILLLLVFVTNLEVGFTKTHHSNTTCSENDQKALIEFKNGLIDNSNRLSSWTGQNCCKWDGVFCDEKTGDVVKIDLHYKNYLLDGEYPQRVLDNHTKNFLRGELSPSLVKLKHLSYLDLSHNYFSSIQIPPFFGLLMNLRFLNLSCAGFGGYIPKNLGNLSRLEHLYLGGCYGYIIGPGNDLRVDSLSWISKFSSLKSFDLSQLVIEDTKDLWNSINMLPSLLSLNLEGCNLNILPSFTQVNFTSLSSLNIHDNAIGMSSENSSIIPPWFSNLTMLMNLHLGGQNKFDDPTNVLEKLSSLRVLDVSNNGFGDSLLSSLSKLNNLVYLDLLGNDIHFSSLHLLGNLTSLSVLKLRFNTLKGLIPEGLTSIFCRLSVLDLSDNEISGLLPTFIRDPSSCLENRLKELYMGNTKFSDFFPEGMSMHKNLEVIDSTNSLLYGEIPSSISKLSNLRFLRISNNKLNGSIPSSIGQLSNLEELDISENLFTGIVSELHFVKLSKLMKLHLSKNENLVLNVSSNWYPTFQVKEIGMASVKVGPDFPQWLQKQSILDTLIMSDANISDMIPNWLSNITLFMTTLDLSVNKLVGGISVLCDAQLLNSIDLSKNLLSGRIPSCLSNLEGLRSLNLADNSLEGEIPSSLGDLPLRFLHLQKNNLQGKIPLSFQNLTWLERLDLGENKLKDVFPTWIGEKLQSLELLRLNSNQFYGVIPLELCQISSLCWLNLAGNNLYGTIPSCFGNFSCGRIRGPGEVFGQRVESFMKGIPLEYVGEQILLLRILDLSENKLVGGIPKELTKLVYLQYLNLSRNSLNGSIPKEIGDLKQLESLDLSHNKLSGSIPQSLASLNYLSYMNLSYNDFSGPIPTGNQLQSLDDQSFYVGNPRLCGILIKKSCNGNGTSNVNKQTPQDGDHDQDVDEHKWFYAGIAPGFCVGFLGILFILYKTRNRGVVHVFQCLARRL, encoded by the coding sequence atgaactaccATCCCTTTTTGATTCTGCTACTTCTTGTTTTTGTCACCAATCTTGAAGTTGGTTTCACTAAAACTCATCATTCCAATACAACTTGTTCTGAAAATGACCAAAAAGCTCTGATTGAATTCAAGAATGGCCTAATCGATAACTCGAATCGTTTGTCATCATGGACAGGACAAAATTGTTGCAAATGGGATGGAGTTTTTTGTGATGAAAAAACAGGAGATGTTGTCAAAATTGATTTGCATTACAAGAATTATCTTCTAGATGGTGAATATCCACAAAGGGTGTTAGATAATCACACTAAAAACTTCTTGAGAGGTGAGTTAAGTCCTTCTTTGGTTAAATTGAAACATTTGAGTTACTTAGACTTGAGTCACAACTACTTTTCAAGTATCCAAATTCCACCTTTTTTTGGATTGTTAATGAACTTGAGATTTCTTAATCTTTCCTGTGCTGGTTTTGGTGGATATATTCCCAAAAATCTTGGGAATTTGTCGAGATTAGAACATCTTTATCTTGGTGGATGTTATGGCTACATTATCGGACCAGGAAATGATCTCAGAGTTGATAGTTTGAGTTGGATATCTAAGTTTTCTTCTTTGAAAAGTTTTGATCTTTCTCAATTGGTTATTGAAGATACTAAAGATCTTTGGAATTCAATTAACATGTTGCCTTCATTGCTTTCATTGAACTTAGAAGGTTGTAACCTCAACATTTTGCCTTCTTTTACACAAGTTAATTTCACATCTCTTAGTTCACTCAATATCCATGATAACGCGATTGGAATGAGCTCGGAGAATTCCTCCATCATCCCTCCATGGTTTTCTAATCTTACAATGCTCATGAATCTTCATCTTGGTGGTCAAAACAAGTTTGATGATCCAACTAATGTTCTTGAGAAGCTTAGTTCACTAAGAGTATTAGATGTTTCTAATAATGGATTTGGCGATTCGTTGTTGAGTTCATTGAGTAAGTTGAACAACTTGGTTTATTTGGATTTATTAGGGAATGACATCCACTTCTCTAGTCTCCATTTACTTGGAAATCTGACTTCACTTTCTGTACTTAAGTTGAGATTTAACACGTTAAAAGGGCTGATCCCCGAGGGTTTAACGAGCATTTTCTGTCGATTAAGTGTGCTTGATTTGTCAGATAATGAAATCAGTGGACTGCTTCCAACTTTTATAAGAGATCCATCGAGTTGTCTCGAGAATCGTTTGAAGGAGCTATACATGGGAAATACAAAATTCAGTGACTTCTTTCCTGAAGGAATGTCAATGCACAAGAATCTTGAAGTTATTGACAGTACTAATAGCTTATTATATGGTGAAATTCCATCTTCAATAAGCAAGCTGTCAAATTTGAGGTTTCTAAGGATATCAAACAACAAGTTGAATGGGAGCATTCCTTCGAGTATTGGACAGTTATCGAATCTTGAAGAGCTAGATATCTCGGAGAACTTATTCACCGGTATTGTTTCTGAACTCCACTTTGTAAAATTAAGCAAATTGATGAAATTGCACTTGTCTAAAAACGAAAACTTGGTTTTGAATGTGAGTTCCAATTGGTATCCAACTTTCCAAGTCAAAGAGATTGGGATGGCTTCAGTAAAAGTAGGGCCTGATTTTCCTCAATGGCTACAAAAACAGTCAATTCTTGATACTCTTATTATGTCTGATGCTAACATTTCTGATATGATCCCGAATTGGTTGAGCAATATAACGTTGTTCATGACCACTCTGGATCTCTCTGTTAACAAATTAGTCGGTGGTATAAGCGTGTTGTGTGATGCTCAACTTTTGAATTCGATTGATCTTTCAAAGAATCTGTTATCCGGACGAATCCCTTCATGTTTGAGTAACTTGGAAGGGTTGAGATCATTAAATTTGGCTGATAATAGTCTTGAAGGTGAAATCCCAAGTTCTTTAGGTGATTTGCCACTTAGGTTTTtgcatttgcaaaagaacaacttACAAGGTAAAATCCCTTtgtcttttcaaaatttgacaTGGTTAGAAAGACTAGACTTAGGAGAAAACAAGTTGAAGGATGTTTTTCCTACATGGATTGGCGAAAAGCTACAGAGTTTGGAACTCTTGAGGCTAAATTCTAATCAATTTTACGGTGTTATCCCATTAGAACTATGTCAAATCTCATCTCTATGTTGGCTAAATCTTGCTGGTAATAACTTGTATGGAACTATTCCGAGTTGTTTTGGAAACTTTTCGTGTGGTCGTATTCGTGGACCTGGTGAAGTATTTGGACAAAGAGTTGAAAGTTTTATGAAAGGAATACCACTCGAGTATGTTGGTGAACAAATTTTGTTACTAAGAATTTTGGATCTTTCTGAAAATAAACTTGTTGGAGGTATCCCTAAGGAGTTAACAAAATTGGTATACTTACAATACTTGAATTTGTCTAGAAATAGTCTTAATGGGAGCATACCAAAAGAGATAGGTGATTTGAAGCAATTGGAGTCGCTTGATTTGTCACATAACAAACTTTCTGGTTCAATTCCTCAAAGTTTAGCTTCTTTGAATTATTTGAGCTACATGAACTTGTCATATAACGATTTTTCGGGTCCAATTCCTACTGGAAATCAGCTCCAATCTTTGGATGATCAATCATTTTATGTTGGTAATCCTAGACTTTGTGGAATATTGATCAAGAAAAGTTGCAATGGCAATGGAACATCAAATGTAAATAAACAAACTCCTCAAGATGGTGATCATGATCAAGATGTTGATGAACACAAGTGGTTTTATGCTGGAATTGCACCTGGTTTTTGTGTTGGCTTCTTGGGTATCCTCTTCATTTTGTACAAGACAAGGAATCGTGGCGTGGTGCACGTTTTCCAATGCTTGGCTCGACGTCTATGA